The Streptomyces fungicidicus nucleotide sequence CGGCCGGGCGGCGCCGGCCCGTCGCAGGTGTGTCAGACGAGGTGGTCGAACTCGCCGTCCTTCGCGCCGGCCAGGAACGCGGCCAGCTCCGCGGCCGTGTAGACGAGGGCGGGGCCGTCGGGGTCACGGGAGTTGCGCATCGCGATGTCCCCGCCGTTCAGCGGGGCGACCTCGACGCAGTTGCCCTCGGCGTTGCTGTGCCGGCTCTTGATCCAGCGGGCGTCCAGCTGGCTGGCCCGCACTCCGTTCCGCACTCCTGGCACCGCTGTCTCCTTGCTGTTGCCGTCTCCCCGGGAACGCCGCGCGGATGCCCCGCCACGCCCGGAAAAATCTCGCGCAATTTCTCGTGCAATTGCACGCGAGCGCCCTCAGCGTGGATAATAGCTGCGGCGTCAACCCCTGTGCTGACGCCCCGTCCTGACGTCGCATCGGGGAGATGCCGTGCCCTCACCTGCGCATCCGCTGCTCCGGTCGTCGGCCGCGGCCGTGATACGGACGGGTGGCCCGGGCGGCGCCGCGTCCCCTTCGGCCGCGCTGCACATCGCGTGCGGCCCGGAGGGTCTCGCGTGTGCGCGGTCCTTCACCCGGGACACCCTGCGCGGGTGGTCACTCGGCCACCGCTGCGACGACGCCACCCTGGTGATCACCGAGCTCGCCACCAACGCCGTGACGCACGCGGCACCGCGGTGCGCGGGTGCGCAGGAGGTCCGGCTCGGGTTCCGGCTGGAGCCCGCGCACCTGCTGCTCACGGTCTCCGATCCCGACGACCGCCCGCCCGTCCGCACACCCGGCACGGGTGCCGCCCTCGAGGAGCACGGCCGGGGTCTGCACATCGTCGACGCCCTGTCCGAGGCGTGGGGCTGGACCCCCGCTCCTCCCGCGGGCAAGACGGTGTGGGCCAGGTTGTCGACCCACCCCCCCATCTGACACGACTGCCGCGGAAAGGCACCCACGCCATGCGCAGCGCTTCTACGGAACAGCCGAGCAGCGAGCGCCCTGTGCGCCACACGTCCCCCACCGGAGTGGCACGGACCACGCCTCTCACGGCACTGTCTCGCGTGCCATGGGCCGACATGCAGGACTCCACCGGATCGGCCGCGGCCATCCCCCTCCTGCTGAACGGCATCGCCTGGGGCGACGCCGACACGGCCCGCGCCGCCCTCGACGATCTGCGGAAACGGATCTGCCAGTACGGCTTCGTCACGGAACAGGCGACCGCCGCCACGGTCCCCTTCCTCTGGGAGCTGGCCCAGCTGCCGCACGTGACCTGCCGGGTCCGCATCATCCAGCTGCTCAAGGCCATCGCCGACGCCCGGCAGTGGGAGAGCACCGCCACCGCGTATCCCAAGCTGCTCAACCGCCGTGAGAACCCGGTGGTGTGGGAGCGCGCCGCCCGGCAGGCGGTGCGCGCCCGGAGGGGCGATCTGAAGCGGCTGCTGGCTGAGCCGGACACCGAGATCGCCCACGCCACCACGGAGCTGGCCCGCGCACTGGCCGACTGAGCCTGCCGGGACCGGGGCCCGGCCGTCCGGCCGGGGAACGCGCGCGACCTTCGGGGGACGAGTCGCGCGCCGGGGGGAGGGTCGCGCGCGGCCACCGGGGGGACCGGCCGCGCGCGACCCGCGAAGCCGTGACGGAGGTGGGCGCCGCCCCTCGCCTCGCGTCGTCCGGCGGTGTAGACATGGCACATGGTCCGACTCTTGGGTCGATCCCGGACCCGGTCGCCCCAGCGGCCCCGCGCCGCGATGTCCGCACGGCACCGGCAGGGCGGAGACGGCCGCTCCCGGTGGAATCCGGGTGCGGCGGCGCGGTCGGTACTGGGCGGGGGCAGCGTCGCCGGACAGGTGTTCGTACTGCAGTTGGTGATCGTGCTGCTGCTGGTGATCGCCGCCGTGGTGGCACTGGTGCTCCAGGCGCGCCAGGACAGCACCCAGGAGGCCCGCCGTCGCTCGCTGGCCGTCGCGGAGTCCTTCGCGAACTCGCCGGGCATCGTCGAGGCGCTGAACTCCCCCGACCCCACCGCCGTGCTCCAGCCGCGCGCCGAGGCGGTGCGCAAGCAGGCGCACGTCGACTTCGTCGTGGTCCTGAACACCGACGGCATCCGCTACACCCACCCCAAGCCGGACCGGATCGGCAAGAAGTTCGTCGGCACCATCGGGCCCGCGCTGGCCGGCAAGCCCGTGGTGGAGGAGATCAAGGGCACCATCGGGCAGCTGGTGCAGGCCGTGGTGCCGGTGAAGGATCCCGGCGGCAGGGTCGTGGGTCTGGTGTCGGCCGGCATCACCACCCAGCACGTCGGCGTGGCCGCGGAGGACGAGCTGCCGCTGGTGCTGAGCGCGGCGCTCGCCGCGCTCGCCCTGGCCACCGGTGGCGCGGCCCTGGTCAGCAGACGGCTGCTGCGCCAGACCCACGGCCTGGGCCCGCACGAGATGACCCGGATGTACGAACACCACGACGCGGTGCTGCACGCCGTGCGCGAAGGGGTGATCATCGTCGGCGAGGACGGGACACTGCTGCTCGCCAACGACGAGGCGCACCGTCTGCTCGGGCTGCCCGGGGACGCCGAGGGCCGGCACGTACTGCACATCGGCCTGGATCCCGGCACCGCCGAGCTGCTGGCCTCGGGCCGGGTCGCCACGGACGAGGTGCACCGGGTCGGCGACCGGCTGCTGGCGGTCAACCAGCGGCCCACCGACCGGGCGGGCGGACCGCCCGGCAGCGTGGCCACGGTCCGCGACTCCACCGAGCTGCGGGCCCTCTCCGGCCGGGCCGAGGAGTCGCGCCGGCGGCTCAACATGCTGTACGACGCGGGCGTCGCCATCGGGACGAGCCTGGACGTCACCCGCACGGCCGAGGAGCTCACGGAGCTGGCCGTGCCCCGGTTCGCCGACTTCGTCACCGTCGACCTGTTCGAGCCGGTACTGGCCGGCGGCCACCCCGACCCGGCCGGCACGCTGCGGCGCGCGGCGTCGACGGGGATCCGGGAGGACGCTCCCCTCTACCCCAGGGGCCGGCAGATCCGGTTCGTCGCCTCGTCGCCGCAGGGCGTCAGCCTCGCCATCGGCCGGCCGGTCCTGGAGCCCCGGCTGAGGGACGCCCCGGGCTGGCACGCGCAGGACGCCGAGCGCTCCGGGCAGGTCATGGAGTACGGCATCCACTCACTGATCACCGTGCCCCTGCGGGCCGGCGCCCTGGTGCTGGGCGTGGTCAGCTTCTGGCGTTCGCGGAAGCCGGAGCCGTTCGACACGGACGAGCTGGCGCTGGCCGAGGAGCTGGTCGCCCGCGCCGCGGTCTCCATCGACAACGCCCGCCGGTACACGCGCGAGCACAGCATGGCGGTGACGCTCCAGCGCAGCCTGCTGCCGCGCAGCCTGCCCGACCAGAACGCCCTGGAGATCGCCTACCGCTACCTTCCCGCGCAGGCCGGGGTGGGCGGGGACTGGTTCGACGTGCTGCCGCTGTCCGGCGCCCGGGTCGCGCTGGTGGTCGGCGACGTCGTGGGCCACGGCCTGCACGCCGCGGCCACCATGGGGCGGCTGCGCACGGCGGTGCACAACTTCTCCGCGCTGGACCTCCCGCCCGAGGAGCTCCTCACCCTGCTCGACGAGCTGGTCGGCCGGATCGACCAGGACGAGGCCCAGGACGAGGACAGCGCGCCGGTGACCGGTGCGACCTGTCTGTACGCCGTCTACGACCCGGTCTCCCGGCGCTGCACCGCGGCCCGCGCGGGACATCCGCCGCCGGCCGTGGTCGGCCCGGACGGCGGCGTGGAGTTCTGGGACGTGCCCGTCGGCCCCCCGCTGGGGCTGGGCGGCATGCCGTTCGAGTCGGCCGAACGGGAGCTGCCGGAGGGCAGCCGGCTGGTCCTCTACACCGACGGGCTGGTCGAGGACCGGCGGCACGACATCGACGTCGGGCTGGAGCGGCTGCGCGAGGCGCTGTCCCGGGCCGGCGGCTCCCCCGAGGAGATGTGCGGGGCCGTCCTGGAGTCCGTCCGGCCGGCGCGGGCCGCCGACGACATCGCGCTGCTGGTGGCGCGGACGCGGGCGCTGCCCGCCGGCCGGATCGCCGAGTGGCCGGTGCCCGCGGACCCGGCGGCCGTGGGCGAGGTGCGGGCCGCGGTGACCCGGAAGCTGGCCGAGTGGGGACTGGAGGAGCTGACGTTCGGCACCGAACTGATCCTGAGCGAGCTGGTCACCAACGCGATGCGGCACGGCGGCGCCCCCATCAAGGTGCGGATGCTCCACGAGCGCCACCTGGTCTGCGAGGTATACGACAGCAGCAGCACCTCCCCGCACCTGCGCTACGCGACCATGACGGACGAGGGCGGGCGGGGCCTGTTCCTGGTCGCCCAGCTCGCCGAGCGCTGGGGCACCCGCTATCTGCCCGCCGGAAAGGTCATCTGGGCGGAACAGCCGATTCCGCCGACATAAGCGCACCTGGGGAGAGGCCATAAGGGAGGCTTATGAGCCCATAGACCGGACCCGCGTACCAGGTAAGGCATGCCTCAGTTTAGGCTTCCCCTCGAGTCGTCTGTCACCGCTCGAAGGGAACCTGACCATGCCCCGCCCCCTGCGGGTAGCAATCGTCGGATCCGGCCCCGCCGGGATCTACGCCGCCGACGCCCTGCTCAAGTCCTCCGTGGCCGCCGACCCCGGTGTGTCCATCGACATCTTCGAGCGCATGCCGGCGCCGTTCGGACTGATCCGTTACGGCGTCGCCCCCGACCACCCGCGGATCAAGGGCATCATCACGGCCCTGCACCAGGTGCTGGACAAGCCGCAGATCCGGCTGTTCGGCAACGTGGACTACGGCACCGACATCCACCTGGACGATCTGCGCGCGTTCTACGACGGCGTGATCTTCGCCACCGGCGCCACGGCCGACCGCGCGCTGTCCGTCCCGGGCATCGAGCTCGACGGCTCCTACGGCGCCGCCGACTTCGTCTCCTGGTACGACGGCCACCCGGACGTGCCGCGCACCTGGCCCCTGGAGGCCGAGAAGGTCGCCGTGCTCGGCGTCGGCAACGTCGCCCTGGACGTGGCCCGCATCCTGGCCAAGACGGCCGACGAACTGCTGCCGACCGAGATACCGCCGAACGTCCACGAGGGCCTCAAGGCCAACAAGGCCGTGGAGATCCACGTCTTCGGCCGCCGCGGCCCGGCGCAGGCGAAGTTCAGCCCGATGGAGCTGCGGGAGCTCGACCACTCCCCCACCATCGAGGTCATCGTGGACCCCGAGGACATCGACTACGACGACGGCTCGATCGCCACCCGGCGCGGCAACAAGCAGGCCGACATGGTCGCCAAGACCCTCGAGAACTGGGCGATCCGCGATGCCGGCGACCGTCCGCACAAGCTGTTCCTGCACTTCTTCGAGTCCCCCGTGGAGATCCTCGGCGAGGACGGCCGGGTGGTGGGCCTGCGCACCGAGCGCACCGCGCTCGACGGCACCGGCAACGTGAAGGGGACCGGCGAGTTCAAGGACTGGGACGTCAGCGCGGTCTACCGGGCCGTGGGCTACCTCTCCGACAAGCTGCCCAAGCTCCCCTGGGACATCGGCTCGGGCACGGTCCCGGACCAGGGCGGCCGGGTCGTCCAGGAGACCGGCGAGCACCTGTCGTCGACGTACGTGACCGGCTGGATCCGGCGCGGTCCGGTGGGTCTGATCGGCCACACCAAGGGCGACGCCAACGAGACCGTGGCCAACCTGCTCGAGGACTACGCGGCCGGACGGCTCCAGACGCCCGGGGCGCCGGCTCCGGAGGCCGTGGACGCGTTCCTCGGCGAGCGCGGCATCCGTTTCACCACCTGGGACGGCTGGTACCGCCTGGACGCCGCGGAGAAGGCGCTGGGCGAGCCGCAGGGCCGTGAGCGCGTGAAGATCGTCGAGCGCGAGGACATGCTCCGCGAGAGCGGCGCCTGACCCTCCGCCCCCTCAGAAGCACCCCCGCCGAGCGCCCGTTCGGTCCGGTTCCCCGGACCGAACGGGCGCTCGGCGCGTCCACGGCATGCCCTGGCACTCACCCCGGTGGGTGAGATTCGCGGCGCCGTGTGTACGATCCGGCTTCACAGAAAAACCACATGGCCCTCACCGAAGGGCCATACAGGGGGGATGAGTTCATGCGCATACGCACCGCCGCCGTCGCCACCACCGCCGCCGCAGGCGCGCTGGCCGCGCTGACGGCCGTTCCGGCACAGGCCGCCGAGTACACCTCCGCGCTCAAGGTGAGCGGGATCCAGTACGACGCGCCCGGGACCGACTCCAACCGGTGTTCCGGGGGCAACACCCACCAGGAGTACCTGAAGATCAGGAACTACTCGTCGTCGAAGACGGTCAACCTCAGGGGGTACGTCGTCAAGGACGCCGCCGGCAACAGGTTCGTCTTCACCGCCAACCACTACCTCCAGCCCGGCGACCACGTGAAGCTGCGCGGCGGCAACGGCACCGACTCCGACGGGAACAACGTCGTGTACCGCGACAACTGCAACTTCATGTGGAACAACGACAAGGACACGGTCTACCTCTACAAGCCCACGGGCAGCCGGGCCGACGTGCACGCCTACACCAAGCGCGGCTCCGACCCGGACGGCAACGGGTACGTGACGTTCCACAAGTGATCAGGCCCGGCGGTCACTCCGGGAGGGCCGGACGGTCCGTCTCCCCCGGGTTCAGGCGCACGGTGCGGTCCGGGAGGTGCACCTCGATCGGGGCGCGGCCGGACGAGGGCACGGCGATCTCCAGCAGACCGTGCTCCAGCCGCAGCCGGACGCCCCAGTGGCCGCGGTAGCGCAGGGTGAAGCCGTACGAGCTGAGTTCCGGCAGGGGCACGGGGTCGAGCCACAGGGCTCCGCCCCGGGTCTCCAGCCCGGTCAGTCCGCGCTGCACGAGGTCAAGGGTGCCCGCCATGGCGCCCAGGTGGATGCCCTCGCCCGTGGTGCCGCCCTGGATGTCGGCGATGTCCGCCTGGAGAGCCTCCTGGCAGAACTTCCACGCGTCCGCACGCCGGGCCCGGGCCAGCACCCAGCCGTGGACCAGGCCGCTGAGGGTGGAGCCGTGGCTGGTGCGGTGCAGGTAGTGGTCGACGGTGCGCCGCCAGGTCCGTTCGTCCAGGCTCATCCCCAGCCGGCGGAAGAGCGCCTGGAGTTCGGCGGGCGAGAAGAGGTAGCCCAGCATCAGCACGTCCGCCTGCTTGGACGCCTGGTACCGGTTGACGGAGTCGCCCTCGGCCTCCAGCAGCCGGTCCAGGCGCCGGATGTCGCCGTACCGGTGCCGGTAGCCGCGC carries:
- a CDS encoding DUF397 domain-containing protein produces the protein MPGVRNGVRASQLDARWIKSRHSNAEGNCVEVAPLNGGDIAMRNSRDPDGPALVYTAAELAAFLAGAKDGEFDHLV
- a CDS encoding ATP-binding protein; this encodes MPSPAHPLLRSSAAAVIRTGGPGGAASPSAALHIACGPEGLACARSFTRDTLRGWSLGHRCDDATLVITELATNAVTHAAPRCAGAQEVRLGFRLEPAHLLLTVSDPDDRPPVRTPGTGAALEEHGRGLHIVDALSEAWGWTPAPPAGKTVWARLSTHPPI
- a CDS encoding SpoIIE family protein phosphatase/ATP-binding protein produces the protein MVRLLGRSRTRSPQRPRAAMSARHRQGGDGRSRWNPGAAARSVLGGGSVAGQVFVLQLVIVLLLVIAAVVALVLQARQDSTQEARRRSLAVAESFANSPGIVEALNSPDPTAVLQPRAEAVRKQAHVDFVVVLNTDGIRYTHPKPDRIGKKFVGTIGPALAGKPVVEEIKGTIGQLVQAVVPVKDPGGRVVGLVSAGITTQHVGVAAEDELPLVLSAALAALALATGGAALVSRRLLRQTHGLGPHEMTRMYEHHDAVLHAVREGVIIVGEDGTLLLANDEAHRLLGLPGDAEGRHVLHIGLDPGTAELLASGRVATDEVHRVGDRLLAVNQRPTDRAGGPPGSVATVRDSTELRALSGRAEESRRRLNMLYDAGVAIGTSLDVTRTAEELTELAVPRFADFVTVDLFEPVLAGGHPDPAGTLRRAASTGIREDAPLYPRGRQIRFVASSPQGVSLAIGRPVLEPRLRDAPGWHAQDAERSGQVMEYGIHSLITVPLRAGALVLGVVSFWRSRKPEPFDTDELALAEELVARAAVSIDNARRYTREHSMAVTLQRSLLPRSLPDQNALEIAYRYLPAQAGVGGDWFDVLPLSGARVALVVGDVVGHGLHAAATMGRLRTAVHNFSALDLPPEELLTLLDELVGRIDQDEAQDEDSAPVTGATCLYAVYDPVSRRCTAARAGHPPPAVVGPDGGVEFWDVPVGPPLGLGGMPFESAERELPEGSRLVLYTDGLVEDRRHDIDVGLERLREALSRAGGSPEEMCGAVLESVRPARAADDIALLVARTRALPAGRIAEWPVPADPAAVGEVRAAVTRKLAEWGLEELTFGTELILSELVTNAMRHGGAPIKVRMLHERHLVCEVYDSSSTSPHLRYATMTDEGGRGLFLVAQLAERWGTRYLPAGKVIWAEQPIPPT
- a CDS encoding FAD-dependent oxidoreductase; protein product: MPRPLRVAIVGSGPAGIYAADALLKSSVAADPGVSIDIFERMPAPFGLIRYGVAPDHPRIKGIITALHQVLDKPQIRLFGNVDYGTDIHLDDLRAFYDGVIFATGATADRALSVPGIELDGSYGAADFVSWYDGHPDVPRTWPLEAEKVAVLGVGNVALDVARILAKTADELLPTEIPPNVHEGLKANKAVEIHVFGRRGPAQAKFSPMELRELDHSPTIEVIVDPEDIDYDDGSIATRRGNKQADMVAKTLENWAIRDAGDRPHKLFLHFFESPVEILGEDGRVVGLRTERTALDGTGNVKGTGEFKDWDVSAVYRAVGYLSDKLPKLPWDIGSGTVPDQGGRVVQETGEHLSSTYVTGWIRRGPVGLIGHTKGDANETVANLLEDYAAGRLQTPGAPAPEAVDAFLGERGIRFTTWDGWYRLDAAEKALGEPQGRERVKIVEREDMLRESGA
- a CDS encoding lamin tail domain-containing protein — its product is MRIRTAAVATTAAAGALAALTAVPAQAAEYTSALKVSGIQYDAPGTDSNRCSGGNTHQEYLKIRNYSSSKTVNLRGYVVKDAAGNRFVFTANHYLQPGDHVKLRGGNGTDSDGNNVVYRDNCNFMWNNDKDTVYLYKPTGSRADVHAYTKRGSDPDGNGYVTFHK